The proteins below are encoded in one region of Conger conger chromosome 17, fConCon1.1, whole genome shotgun sequence:
- the prrg1 gene encoding transmembrane gamma-carboxyglutamic acid protein 1 has product MGTVFLPAQTAHSLLRRLRRANSFLEEIKQGNIQRECWEESCSYEEAREAFENDEKTRRFWEEYVREKSQGGPGGLDAGLGQFPSLYLILPLVVGLLLIGVAMVAVWRCHSHKLFQRSPGFGHGARRDPNPAFVSMDRQGRSYRAEPGSSPETSAQSSPARQGPEPAGPRGADAPPSYEEAVGHAEPPPQYDDIINTGTTRVIMGRGK; this is encoded by the exons tgtTCCTCCCAGCGCAGACAGCCCACTCCCTGCTGAGGAGGCTCCGCAGGGCGAACAGCTTCCTGGAGGAGATCAAGCAGGGGAACATCCAGAGGGAGTGCTGGGAGGAGAGCTGCAGCTACGAGGAGGCGCGCGAGGCCTTCGAGAACGACGAGAAAACT aGGCGGTTCTGGGAGGAGTACGTGCGGGAGAAGAGTCAGGGCGGTCCGGGGGGTCTGGACGCGGGCCTGGGGCAGTTCCCCTCGCTGTACCTCATCCTGCCCCTGGTGGTGGGGCTGCTGCTGATCGGCGTTGCCATGGTGGCGGTGTGGAGGTGCCACTCGCACAAGCTGTTCCAGAGGAGCCCCGGGTTCGGCCACGGGGCCCGGCGGGACCCCAACCCCGCGTTCGTGTCCATGGACCGGCAGGGCCGGAGCTACCGGGCCGAGCCGGGCTCCTCGCCCGAGACCAGCGCCCAGAGCAGCCCGGCGCGCCAGGGGCCCGAGCCCGCGGGGCCCCGGGGGGCCGACGCCCCGCCCTCCTACGAGGAGGCCGTGGGGCACGCCGAGCCCCCCCCGCAGTACGACGACATCATCAACACCGGCACCACCCGGGTCATCATGGGACGCGGCAAATGA